The following are encoded together in the Burkholderiales bacterium genome:
- a CDS encoding amino acid ABC transporter ATP-binding protein, with translation MSPIVSVRGVTKRYGETEVLRGVDLDIAPGQTVSIIGPSGSGKSTLLRLLMTLDAPDAGTITIDGEAPWAAGSTGRGATARLRRARERVGMVFQHYNLFPHMTALGNVMEAPVRVLGLARDAAEARARGYLERVGLDGKAGSYPAQLSGGQRQRVAIARALAMEPRVMLFDEITSALDPELVGGILALLRELAESGTMTLLIVTHHMKFAEASSDRVLFFDRGVIVEDAAPAAMFGAPRDERVRRFIDAVSAVERGG, from the coding sequence ATGAGCCCGATCGTGAGCGTGCGCGGGGTCACCAAGCGCTACGGCGAGACCGAGGTGTTGCGCGGCGTCGATCTCGACATCGCGCCCGGGCAGACCGTGAGCATCATCGGCCCCAGCGGCTCGGGGAAGTCGACGCTGCTGCGGCTGCTGATGACCCTCGACGCGCCGGACGCCGGGACGATCACGATCGACGGCGAAGCGCCGTGGGCGGCAGGCTCCACCGGTCGTGGCGCGACGGCGAGGCTGCGCCGCGCGCGCGAGCGCGTCGGCATGGTCTTCCAGCACTACAACCTCTTCCCGCACATGACCGCGCTCGGCAACGTGATGGAAGCGCCGGTGCGCGTCCTCGGACTCGCGCGGGACGCGGCCGAAGCGCGGGCGCGCGGGTATCTCGAGAGGGTCGGCCTCGACGGCAAAGCGGGAAGCTATCCCGCGCAGCTTTCGGGCGGGCAGCGGCAGCGCGTGGCGATCGCGCGCGCGCTGGCGATGGAGCCCCGGGTGATGCTCTTCGACGAGATCACCTCGGCGCTCGACCCGGAGCTCGTCGGCGGGATACTCGCCTTGCTGCGCGAGCTCGCCGAGTCGGGAACGATGACCCTGCTCATCGTCACGCACCACATGAAGTTCGCCGAAGCGAGCTCCGACCGCGTGCTGTTCTTCGACCGCGGCGTCATCGTCGAGGATGCCGCCCCCGCCGCGATGTTCGGAGCGCCGCGCGACGAGCGGGTGCGGCGCTTCATCGACGCGGTATCGGCCGTCGAGCGCGGCGGCTGA
- a CDS encoding ectoine synthase — protein sequence MIVRTLNEIAGGEHEVETPNWTSRRLLLRRDGMGFSMHETIIHAGTQTHIWYKNHLEAVLCIEGEGEVETLADGRVHTIVPGTLYALDRHDRHYLRAKTRLRLICVFNPPLTGREVHDAEGVYPLVEDDAAA from the coding sequence ATGATCGTCCGTACGCTGAACGAGATCGCCGGCGGCGAGCACGAGGTCGAGACTCCGAACTGGACGAGCCGCAGGCTGCTGCTCAGGCGCGACGGCATGGGTTTCTCGATGCACGAGACCATCATTCACGCCGGAACCCAGACGCACATCTGGTACAAGAATCACCTGGAGGCGGTGCTGTGCATCGAAGGCGAGGGCGAGGTCGAGACCCTCGCCGACGGCCGAGTGCACACGATCGTCCCGGGCACGCTCTACGCGCTCGACCGTCACGACCGCCATTACCTGCGGGCGAAGACGCGCCTGCGCCTCATCTGCGTCTTCAATCCACCGCTCACCGGCCGCGAAGTGCACGACGCCGAAGGCGTCTATCCGCTGGTCGAAGACGACGCCGCGGCCTGA
- the ectA gene encoding diaminobutyrate acetyltransferase: protein MTGVTAAFENPRSTPITLGRPHRADGAAIHRLISACKPLDLNSSYAYLLLCEHFAKTCVIARVASRVVGFVSAYVHPERTDTVFVWQVAVDASMRGTGLASAMLRELLARPALAGCRYLETTVSPSNAASRRLFHALARALGAPQSENLLFAEEDFGGDDHECEMLIRIGPFQGEQPEGERSA, encoded by the coding sequence GTGACAGGGGTAACTGCAGCTTTCGAAAACCCGCGATCGACGCCGATCACGCTCGGCAGGCCGCATCGTGCCGACGGCGCGGCGATCCATCGGCTGATCTCCGCGTGCAAGCCGCTCGATCTGAACTCGTCGTACGCGTACCTGCTGCTCTGCGAGCACTTCGCGAAGACCTGCGTGATCGCGCGCGTTGCATCGCGCGTCGTCGGATTCGTCTCGGCTTACGTGCACCCGGAGCGCACCGACACCGTGTTCGTGTGGCAGGTCGCGGTCGACGCGTCGATGCGCGGGACCGGACTGGCGAGCGCGATGCTTCGCGAGCTGCTGGCGCGGCCCGCGCTTGCGGGCTGCCGATATCTGGAGACGACGGTGTCGCCTTCGAACGCCGCGTCGCGGCGGCTGTTCCACGCGCTCGCGCGCGCGCTGGGCGCCCCGCAGTCCGAGAACCTGCTGTTCGCCGAGGAAGATTTCGGCGGCGATGACCACGAATGCGAGATGTTGATTCGCATCGGCCCGTTTCAGGGCGAACAACCAGAAGGAGAACGCTCAGCATGA
- the ehuC gene encoding ectoine/hydroxyectoine ABC transporter permease subunit EhuC produces MSGLAIELARGLGLTVALTVCAAAVAVVAALAAGLARGAAARPVRGAAALYVEVFRGTSALVQLFWVYFVLPFAGIELDAFAAGVAVLGLNAGAYGAEVVRGAINAVPAGQRDAAAALNLSRAQTLARVVLPQALPAMIPPAGNLAIELLKNTALVSMIAVHELTFAAQLLRAATLQTGFIFAVVLVLYFAAATLIARAFRRLERRAGVPA; encoded by the coding sequence ATGAGCGGTCTCGCGATCGAGCTCGCCCGCGGGCTCGGTTTGACGGTCGCGCTCACCGTGTGTGCCGCCGCGGTTGCGGTGGTCGCGGCGCTCGCGGCGGGTTTGGCCCGAGGTGCTGCGGCGCGTCCCGTGCGCGGGGCCGCGGCGCTTTACGTGGAAGTCTTCCGCGGCACTTCGGCGCTGGTGCAGCTTTTCTGGGTCTATTTCGTGCTGCCTTTCGCCGGCATCGAGCTCGATGCATTCGCCGCCGGCGTGGCCGTGCTGGGGCTGAACGCCGGCGCGTACGGCGCCGAAGTCGTGCGCGGCGCGATCAACGCCGTGCCGGCGGGACAGCGCGATGCGGCGGCGGCGCTCAACCTGTCGCGTGCGCAGACGCTCGCGCGCGTCGTGCTGCCGCAGGCGCTGCCGGCGATGATCCCGCCCGCGGGCAACCTCGCGATCGAGCTGCTGAAGAACACCGCGCTCGTGTCGATGATCGCGGTGCACGAGCTCACGTTCGCCGCGCAGCTGCTGCGCGCCGCCACGCTGCAGACGGGCTTCATCTTCGCCGTCGTGCTCGTGCTCTATTTCGCCGCTGCGACGCTGATCGCGCGTGCGTTCCGGCGGCTCGAGCGCCGCGCGGGCGTGCCGGCATGA
- the thpD gene encoding ectoine hydroxylase, translating into MVLPISDAYQSRSDNESAILRRQDPVVYGRADEPGLTEHQLKAYLKNGFVFLKEFFRPDEVAVFLREARRLAADPAIGGREEAIREPDSDQVRSIFAAHRLDPLFDRVARDARLAAIARQILGSAVYVHQSRLNLKPGFFGKDFYWHSDFETWHVEDGMPRMRALSCTILLTDNNELNGPLLLVPGSHTSYISCVGETPEDHYRASLKKQECGVPDPMSLGFLIERGGIRSMKGAAGSVIFFDCNTMHGSNSNISPYPRANLFMVYNSVENKLGAPRYGLKPRPEFIAAREHTPPVEPAETDYAAWR; encoded by the coding sequence ATGGTGTTACCGATCTCGGACGCTTATCAGTCGCGCAGCGACAACGAATCGGCGATCCTGCGGCGTCAGGATCCGGTCGTTTACGGCCGCGCCGACGAGCCCGGGCTGACCGAGCATCAGCTCAAGGCTTACCTGAAGAACGGCTTCGTCTTCCTGAAGGAGTTCTTCAGGCCCGACGAGGTCGCGGTGTTCCTGCGCGAAGCCAGGCGCCTCGCGGCCGACCCGGCCATCGGCGGGCGCGAAGAAGCGATCCGCGAGCCGGACAGCGACCAAGTGCGCTCGATCTTCGCGGCGCACCGGCTCGATCCGCTGTTCGACCGCGTGGCGCGCGATGCGCGGCTCGCGGCGATCGCGCGGCAGATCCTCGGCAGCGCGGTGTACGTCCACCAGTCCCGGCTCAATCTGAAGCCCGGCTTTTTCGGCAAGGACTTCTACTGGCATTCGGATTTCGAGACGTGGCACGTCGAGGACGGGATGCCGCGCATGCGCGCACTCTCGTGCACGATCCTGCTCACCGACAACAACGAGCTCAACGGTCCGCTGCTGCTCGTCCCGGGCTCGCACACGAGCTACATCTCGTGCGTGGGCGAGACGCCCGAGGACCATTACAGGGCCTCGCTCAAGAAGCAGGAGTGCGGCGTGCCCGATCCGATGAGCCTCGGTTTCCTCATCGAGCGCGGCGGCATACGCTCGATGAAAGGCGCGGCCGGATCGGTGATCTTCTTCGACTGCAATACGATGCACGGCTCGAACAGCAACATCTCGCCGTATCCGCGCGCGAACCTGTTCATGGTCTACAACAGCGTCGAGAACAAGCTCGGTGCGCCGCGTTACGGCCTGAAGCCGCGTCCGGAGTTCATCGCCGCGCGCGAGCACACGCCGCCGGTCGAGCCGGCCGAGACCGACTACGCAGCCTGGCGGTAG
- the ehuB gene encoding ectoine/hydroxyectoine ABC transporter substrate-binding protein EhuB, giving the protein MRRRTALPALAFLLAALAGGCSEQPAATDGQTLERARAAGRIRVGYANEAPYAWLDPRTGELTGEAPAIARAVLGDMGIVEIEGVLTEFGSLIPGLKAGRFDMIAAGMYVLPARCREIAFSNPTYSVGEAFIVRAGNPHGLHGYADAARTTSATLGVVAGAVQLRYALDSGVPRERVLVFPDPPSALEGVIAGRVDAYAATALTVNDLLHRADSRAAERAQPFHDPVAKSGAVRGYGAFGFRKSDRRLVEAFNAGLAKLIGTPRHAQLVRPLGFTEQELPGTVTAEELCRGSDEPATP; this is encoded by the coding sequence GTGCGGCGGCGTACCGCACTGCCGGCGCTCGCGTTTCTGCTGGCGGCCCTCGCCGGCGGTTGCTCCGAACAGCCGGCCGCAACCGACGGGCAAACGCTCGAGCGGGCGCGCGCGGCCGGAAGGATACGCGTCGGTTATGCGAACGAAGCGCCGTATGCGTGGCTCGATCCCAGGACCGGCGAGCTGACCGGTGAGGCGCCGGCGATCGCGCGCGCGGTGCTCGGCGACATGGGCATCGTCGAGATCGAAGGCGTGCTCACCGAGTTCGGCTCGCTGATACCCGGGCTGAAAGCGGGGCGCTTCGACATGATCGCCGCGGGCATGTACGTGCTGCCGGCGCGCTGCCGCGAGATCGCGTTCTCCAATCCCACCTATTCGGTGGGCGAAGCGTTCATCGTGCGCGCGGGAAACCCGCACGGGCTGCACGGCTACGCCGATGCGGCGCGCACCACGTCGGCGACGCTCGGCGTCGTCGCGGGCGCGGTCCAGCTCCGGTACGCCCTCGACAGCGGCGTGCCGCGCGAGCGCGTGCTCGTCTTCCCGGATCCGCCGAGCGCCCTGGAAGGCGTGATCGCGGGCCGCGTCGACGCATATGCGGCGACCGCGCTCACGGTCAACGATCTCCTGCACCGCGCGGACAGCCGTGCGGCCGAGCGCGCGCAGCCGTTCCACGACCCGGTCGCGAAAAGCGGCGCCGTGCGCGGGTACGGCGCGTTCGGGTTCAGGAAGAGCGACCGGCGTCTCGTCGAGGCTTTCAACGCGGGGCTTGCGAAGCTGATCGGCACGCCGCGCCACGCGCAGCTCGTGCGGCCGCTGGGTTTCACCGAGCAGGAGCTGCCGGGCACGGTGACGGCGGAAGAGCTCTGCCGCGGCTCGGACGAGCCCGCGACGCCATGA
- a CDS encoding response regulator produces MAEPAAHELTIFVVDDDAAIRDSLALMLGLAGHVSRLFPSAEAFISEWQPQWRGCVLADLRLPGMSGLDLQSWVREQGSRIPFVIITAHGDVPAARAAFRAHAIDFLEKPFDDEQLGHAVESAFAVEQQRLREDDRANADLARLQRLTEREREVLEHVTRGLHAKEIAAALGISTRTVEVHKSRIMEKLGVRNVAELVRFALSGK; encoded by the coding sequence ATGGCTGAGCCTGCGGCACACGAGCTGACGATCTTCGTCGTCGACGATGACGCCGCGATACGCGATTCGCTCGCCCTGATGCTCGGTCTCGCCGGGCACGTGTCGCGGCTCTTCCCGAGCGCCGAGGCGTTTATCTCGGAATGGCAGCCGCAATGGCGGGGCTGCGTGCTCGCGGATCTTCGGCTGCCGGGCATGAGCGGCCTCGATCTGCAGTCGTGGGTGCGCGAGCAGGGCAGCCGTATTCCCTTCGTGATCATCACCGCCCACGGCGATGTTCCCGCTGCGCGCGCGGCTTTCCGTGCTCACGCGATCGACTTTCTCGAGAAACCGTTCGACGACGAGCAACTGGGCCATGCGGTCGAAAGCGCATTCGCCGTCGAGCAGCAGCGGCTCAGGGAAGACGACAGGGCGAATGCCGACCTTGCAAGGCTGCAACGCCTTACCGAACGCGAGCGCGAGGTGCTGGAGCACGTCACGCGCGGTCTGCACGCGAAGGAGATCGCCGCCGCGCTCGGAATCAGCACCCGCACGGTCGAGGTCCACAAGAGCCGCATCATGGAGAAGCTCGGTGTGCGCAACGTCGCCGAGCTCGTGCGGTTTGCCTTGTCCGGTAAATAG
- a CDS encoding MFS transporter — protein MLRLVSLLSGIGLLLVGIGLLFPVLGLRAAMAEFPVWVTGIVMSAYFAGFVLGTYICPALIRRVGYIRAFATMASIASTMPILHALTVDPWSWALFRLVTGVCIVGLYLVIESWLNALAPNEQRGRIFATYMAVTLVAMAIGQFLILVGDKVGFVPFALASVLLSFALVPVTLTQVREPEAVEAPHVGLKSLYATSPLGVVGATASGLLNGAFFGMGAVFAQRVGLSDGGIAAFMSATIIGGAALQWPIGHLSDRRDRRLVMFWVCAAAAALAVAGLLVANRSEIALIAIGFFYGGFVFTIYGLAVAHVNDLIEPSRLLETTGGLLLMYGLGAAVGPTVAGMVMGVLGPGSFLTYSALVLCATALFAAYRARIAPRRSAEERTAFVPMAGSSQAVLKLDPRAGPTAPR, from the coding sequence ATGCTGCGCCTCGTCTCGCTGCTTTCGGGGATCGGCCTGCTGCTCGTCGGCATCGGTCTGCTCTTCCCCGTGCTCGGCCTGCGCGCGGCGATGGCGGAGTTTCCGGTGTGGGTGACCGGTATCGTCATGTCCGCGTATTTCGCGGGCTTCGTGCTCGGCACCTACATCTGTCCCGCGCTCATCCGGCGCGTGGGCTACATACGCGCGTTCGCGACGATGGCGTCGATCGCTTCGACCATGCCGATACTGCACGCGCTCACGGTCGACCCGTGGTCGTGGGCGCTGTTCCGGCTGGTGACCGGCGTCTGCATCGTGGGGCTGTATCTCGTCATCGAAAGCTGGCTGAACGCGCTCGCGCCCAACGAGCAGCGCGGGCGGATATTCGCGACGTACATGGCGGTGACGCTGGTCGCGATGGCGATCGGCCAGTTCCTGATCCTCGTCGGCGACAAGGTCGGCTTCGTGCCTTTCGCGCTCGCTTCGGTGCTGCTGTCGTTCGCGCTCGTTCCGGTGACGCTCACGCAGGTGCGCGAGCCCGAAGCGGTGGAGGCGCCGCACGTCGGGCTGAAGAGCCTGTATGCGACGTCGCCGCTCGGCGTCGTCGGCGCGACCGCGTCGGGGCTGCTCAACGGTGCGTTCTTCGGGATGGGCGCGGTATTCGCGCAGCGGGTGGGCCTGTCGGACGGCGGGATCGCGGCTTTCATGAGCGCCACGATCATCGGCGGCGCGGCGCTGCAATGGCCGATCGGCCACCTGTCGGACCGCCGCGACCGCCGGCTCGTGATGTTCTGGGTGTGCGCGGCTGCGGCGGCGCTCGCCGTTGCCGGCTTGCTGGTCGCGAACCGCTCGGAAATCGCGCTGATCGCGATCGGGTTCTTCTACGGCGGATTCGTGTTCACGATCTACGGTCTCGCCGTGGCGCACGTGAACGACCTCATCGAGCCGTCCCGGCTGCTCGAGACCACGGGAGGACTGCTTCTCATGTACGGCCTCGGCGCCGCGGTCGGTCCCACCGTCGCCGGGATGGTCATGGGCGTGCTCGGCCCCGGCAGCTTTCTGACCTACAGCGCGCTGGTTCTGTGCGCAACCGCGCTGTTCGCGGCCTACCGCGCACGCATCGCGCCGCGCCGGTCGGCCGAGGAGCGCACCGCGTTCGTGCCCATGGCCGGCAGCTCGCAGGCGGTGCTCAAGCTCGATCCGCGCGCCGGGCCGACCGCGCCGCGCTGA
- the ectB gene encoding diaminobutyrate--2-oxoglutarate transaminase, with protein MNLKVFNRLESEVRGYIRAFPTLFSKARGAVLVDEDGRQYIDFFAGAGTLNYGHNNPILKRRLLEYVEGDGLVHGLDMATVAKKEFLETFERVILKPRGLAYKVQFPGPTGTNAVEAALKLARQIKGRSNVISFTNGFHGVTGGSLAATGNSKFRAAAGVPLGNTTFMPYDGYMGPDVDTLEYVERVLGDASSGVDAPAAAIVETVQGEGGVNVASAKWLKGLEALCRRHDMLLIVDDIQAGCGRTGSFFSFEPFGVSPDIVTMSKSISGYGLPMSLTLMKPELDVWSPGAHNGTFRGNNLAFVAATAALEHYWTTGKFQVAVQCKAGIVGARLAHIAQCYGHGALAVRGRGMMQGLAAEGAPELAASIASKAFERGLVIETSGSQDQVVKLLPPLTIDEGRLRAGLDILEESVAAALDVARVELNNLAFVKFGGAR; from the coding sequence ATGAACCTGAAAGTCTTCAACCGGCTGGAATCCGAGGTTCGCGGCTATATCCGTGCATTTCCCACGCTGTTCAGCAAGGCGCGCGGCGCCGTCCTCGTCGACGAAGACGGCAGGCAGTACATCGACTTTTTCGCGGGTGCGGGAACGCTCAACTACGGGCACAACAATCCCATCCTGAAGCGACGACTGCTCGAGTACGTGGAGGGAGACGGGCTGGTGCACGGCCTGGACATGGCCACCGTCGCTAAGAAGGAGTTCCTGGAGACGTTCGAGCGCGTGATCCTGAAGCCGCGCGGCCTCGCGTACAAGGTGCAGTTCCCGGGACCGACGGGGACCAACGCCGTCGAAGCCGCGCTCAAGCTCGCGCGCCAGATCAAGGGCCGCTCGAACGTCATCTCGTTCACGAACGGCTTTCATGGCGTGACCGGCGGCTCGCTCGCCGCGACCGGCAATTCGAAGTTTCGCGCCGCGGCGGGGGTCCCGCTCGGCAACACCACCTTCATGCCGTACGACGGCTACATGGGCCCGGACGTCGACACCCTCGAGTACGTCGAGCGCGTGCTCGGTGACGCGAGCAGCGGTGTCGACGCGCCCGCGGCGGCGATCGTCGAGACCGTGCAGGGCGAAGGGGGCGTCAACGTCGCGAGCGCGAAGTGGCTGAAGGGCCTCGAAGCGCTGTGCCGCCGCCACGACATGCTGCTCATCGTCGACGACATCCAGGCGGGATGCGGCCGCACCGGCTCGTTCTTCAGCTTCGAGCCGTTCGGGGTGAGCCCCGACATCGTCACGATGTCGAAGTCGATCAGCGGTTACGGCCTGCCGATGTCGCTCACGCTCATGAAGCCCGAGCTCGACGTCTGGAGCCCCGGCGCTCACAACGGCACTTTCCGCGGCAACAATCTCGCGTTCGTCGCCGCGACCGCCGCGCTCGAGCATTACTGGACGACGGGCAAGTTCCAGGTGGCGGTGCAGTGCAAGGCCGGGATCGTCGGCGCGCGGCTCGCTCACATCGCACAGTGCTACGGTCACGGAGCGCTCGCCGTGCGCGGCCGCGGCATGATGCAGGGGCTCGCCGCGGAGGGCGCGCCCGAGCTCGCCGCTTCGATCGCGTCGAAAGCGTTCGAGCGAGGGCTCGTCATCGAGACCTCCGGCAGTCAGGACCAGGTCGTGAAGCTGCTGCCGCCGCTCACGATCGACGAAGGGCGGCTGCGCGCCGGGCTCGACATTCTCGAGGAGAGCGTCGCTGCGGCGCTCGACGTGGCGCGCGTGGAGCTCAACAACCTCGCCTTCGTGAAGTTCGGAGGCGCGCGATGA
- the ehuD gene encoding ectoine/hydroxyectoine ABC transporter permease subunit EhuD, giving the protein MSFDWSYAAALVPVLAPALWVTVQATLAGMAIALVLGLALAVARRSGNGLVRRPAAVFVEFVRGTPLLVQLYVLFFVLPEVGIALSPFATGAIGLGLHYATYCAEVYRAGIEGVPRGQWEAAAALNFSRVQTWRRIVLPQAIARVAPALGNYMVAMFKDTPLLSAITVVELLQTAKMAGSETFRYIEPMTLVGVVFLALSLVSAAAIRVLEARLARALHA; this is encoded by the coding sequence ATGAGCTTCGACTGGAGCTACGCGGCCGCTCTCGTGCCGGTGCTCGCGCCCGCGCTGTGGGTCACGGTGCAGGCGACGCTCGCCGGCATGGCGATTGCGCTCGTACTCGGACTCGCGCTGGCCGTCGCGCGGCGTTCCGGGAACGGCCTCGTGCGGCGGCCGGCGGCGGTCTTCGTCGAGTTCGTGCGCGGGACGCCGCTGCTCGTGCAGCTCTACGTTCTTTTTTTCGTGCTGCCGGAGGTCGGGATCGCGTTATCGCCGTTCGCGACCGGCGCGATCGGACTCGGCCTGCATTACGCGACCTATTGTGCGGAGGTGTATCGGGCGGGCATCGAAGGCGTGCCGCGCGGCCAGTGGGAAGCGGCGGCGGCGCTCAACTTCTCCCGCGTGCAGACGTGGCGGCGCATCGTTCTGCCGCAGGCGATCGCGCGCGTGGCGCCGGCGCTCGGGAACTACATGGTGGCGATGTTCAAGGACACGCCGCTGCTTTCGGCGATCACGGTGGTGGAGCTTCTTCAGACGGCGAAGATGGCGGGTTCCGAAACGTTCCGTTACATCGAGCCGATGACGCTGGTCGGCGTCGTCTTCCTCGCGTTGAGCCTGGTCTCGGCGGCGGCCATACGAGTGCTCGAGGCGCGGCTCGCGAGGGCGCTGCACGCATGA
- a CDS encoding MASE1 domain-containing protein: MRAPLRYARDAAVFAPCYLLLDWVSYIDPLGPFNITPWNPQPALAIAWMLLGGLIHAPSVFATVLLADLIVRGAPGGYALITLTALVLTLGYTGAAWMLRRLLRPEPRLDRVRHLTLFVVVVVPMSAAISAAFVGVLFASGSLNEDALAAGWLRFWVGDAVGIIVTAPLLLVVADAERRARLVEIGRRPETYLQIAVLGLSLWLIFEVLRGDPAHHFYLLFLPLIWIAVRSGMAGAIVAVALIQAGVVLAIHHHPNDTLPMLDLQVLVASLTMTGLYLGVMVDERERANAGLRQSLRLAAAGEMAGAITHEVNQPLTAVTNYGRSALKLADAGRTAELRDVVEKMLRECNRAAEVVRRLRDFFKAGTTRLESVRLEELLAGAAAAAEAMDSRVRVSVDVAEPATLVLIDRVQIDLVFRNLVANAVDAVKTLPAEARSISLHAARPRADFVALSVCDNGPGVKPGDRDRVFEPFVSGKPTGLGLGLAVSRAIAEAHGGSLTARIAQHGEFLLTLPVTTDHG; encoded by the coding sequence GTGAGGGCGCCGCTCCGTTACGCGCGCGACGCGGCGGTGTTCGCGCCGTGCTATCTGCTGCTCGACTGGGTGAGCTACATAGACCCGCTCGGGCCGTTCAACATCACGCCGTGGAATCCGCAGCCGGCGCTGGCGATCGCGTGGATGCTGCTCGGCGGGCTGATCCATGCGCCGAGCGTGTTCGCCACCGTGCTGCTCGCCGACCTCATCGTTCGCGGCGCACCGGGCGGCTATGCGCTGATCACCCTGACCGCTCTGGTCCTGACGCTCGGCTACACCGGCGCGGCGTGGATGCTGCGCCGGCTGCTGCGGCCCGAACCCCGCCTCGATCGAGTGAGGCACCTCACGCTGTTCGTGGTCGTCGTCGTTCCGATGAGCGCGGCGATCTCGGCGGCATTCGTGGGCGTGCTCTTCGCGAGCGGGTCACTGAACGAGGACGCTCTGGCGGCCGGTTGGCTGCGCTTCTGGGTGGGCGACGCGGTCGGCATCATCGTCACCGCGCCGCTGCTGCTCGTCGTCGCGGATGCCGAACGGCGCGCACGTCTGGTCGAGATCGGACGTCGTCCGGAAACCTATCTGCAGATTGCCGTATTGGGATTGTCGTTGTGGCTCATATTCGAGGTTTTGCGGGGCGATCCCGCGCATCATTTCTACCTGCTGTTCCTGCCGCTCATCTGGATAGCCGTACGGAGCGGTATGGCAGGGGCGATCGTCGCAGTCGCGCTGATACAGGCCGGCGTGGTGCTGGCGATCCACCATCATCCCAACGATACGCTGCCGATGCTCGACCTGCAGGTGCTCGTCGCTTCGCTCACGATGACCGGCCTCTATCTGGGCGTGATGGTCGACGAACGCGAGCGCGCGAACGCGGGGCTGCGGCAATCGTTGCGTCTGGCGGCCGCCGGCGAGATGGCCGGCGCCATCACTCACGAGGTCAACCAGCCGCTCACGGCCGTCACCAACTACGGCCGGTCGGCGTTGAAGCTCGCGGACGCGGGCAGGACCGCGGAGCTGCGAGATGTCGTCGAAAAGATGCTGCGCGAGTGCAACCGGGCCGCGGAGGTCGTGCGGCGCCTCCGCGACTTCTTCAAGGCAGGGACGACGCGGCTCGAGTCGGTGCGGCTGGAAGAGCTGCTGGCGGGCGCGGCCGCCGCGGCCGAAGCGATGGACAGCCGCGTGCGGGTATCGGTCGATGTCGCAGAGCCGGCGACGCTGGTGCTGATCGACCGCGTCCAGATCGACCTCGTCTTTCGCAATCTGGTCGCCAATGCCGTGGACGCCGTGAAAACGCTCCCCGCCGAAGCCCGATCGATCTCGCTGCATGCCGCCAGACCGCGAGCCGACTTCGTCGCGCTGTCGGTCTGCGACAACGGCCCCGGCGTGAAGCCCGGTGATCGGGATCGCGTGTTCGAGCCTTTCGTATCGGGCAAGCCCACCGGGCTCGGGTTGGGGCTTGCGGTGAGCCGTGCCATCGCGGAGGCGCACGGGGGCAGCCTGACGGCCCGCATCGCGCAGCACGGCGAGTTTCTGCTCACGCTCCCGGTCACGACCGATCATGGCTGA
- a CDS encoding LapA family protein: MQLLGWLILATLVLLSLFTAINWTLLAAPASIDLLVVTVQAPPALIVLTALLAIVALFGIYVVSLRTATLVETRRHLKVLEGQRELAEKAEASRFTALAAQIEQELAGTRTLIEETRAQTIARIEALEATFARTLDETANAVFANIGEVDDKLDRLAQTPR; this comes from the coding sequence ATGCAACTGCTCGGCTGGCTCATACTCGCAACGCTCGTGCTGCTCTCGCTGTTCACCGCCATCAACTGGACGCTGCTCGCGGCGCCCGCGTCGATCGACCTCCTCGTGGTGACGGTGCAGGCGCCGCCGGCATTGATCGTGCTGACGGCGCTGCTCGCGATCGTGGCGCTCTTCGGCATCTACGTGGTGTCGCTGCGCACCGCGACGCTCGTGGAAACGCGGCGCCACCTCAAGGTGCTGGAAGGTCAGCGCGAGCTTGCCGAAAAGGCCGAAGCGTCCCGCTTCACCGCGCTCGCCGCACAGATCGAGCAGGAGCTCGCGGGCACGCGGACGCTGATCGAGGAGACGCGCGCGCAGACGATCGCGCGCATCGAAGCGCTCGAAGCTACGTTCGCGCGCACGCTGGACGAGACCGCGAACGCGGTGTTCGCGAACATCGGAGAGGTCGACGACAAGCTCGACCGGCTGGCGCAAACGCCGCGCTGA